Proteins co-encoded in one Rhopalosiphum maidis isolate BTI-1 chromosome 2, ASM367621v3, whole genome shotgun sequence genomic window:
- the LOC113550983 gene encoding kinesin-like protein unc-104 isoform X3, producing the protein MSSVKVAVRVRPFNNRETSRDCKCIIEMAGYTTSITNPKLPPNVKDATKSFNFDYSYWSQNPSDPNFASQTMVYRDIGEEMLQHAFEGYNVCIFAYGQTGAGKSYTMMGRQEEEGQEGIIPLICKDLFHRIRSTTSDELQYSVEVSYMEIYCERVRDLLNPKNKGNLRVREHPLLGPYVEDLSKLAVTTYQNIHDLIDEGNKARTVAATNMNETSSRSHAVFTIFFTQKRLDEMTQLTTEKVSKISLVDLAGSERADSTGAKGTRLKEGANINKSLTTLGKVISGLAEMSASKKKKKGDFIPYRDSVLTWLLRENLGGNSKTAMIAAISPADINYDETLSTLRYADRAKQIVCKAIVNEDANAKLIRELKEEIQRLRDLLKAEGIVVQEGGKMVYGKLKENRDDGVKMLKDGDEKPNIPSSMIAEEAVDQLQASEKLIAELNETWEEKLKRTEEIRIQREAVFAEMGVAVKEDGDTVGVFSPQKTPHLVNLNEDPFMSECLIYYIKEGVTRVGSAESKITQDIRLCGSYIQREHCRFENSNGVVTLIPIKGALCYVNGRELTDPIVLKTGSRVILGKNHVFRFNHPEQVRERREHKNKTEVTAENVKEIATKPEKSSPAETPINNEYVDWNFAQIELLEKQGIDLKQDMKLKLNALEEQFKKDKETADQIFEEQRKNYEARIDALQKQVEEQSMTMSMYSSYTPDDFVQEEDIFVNPLFDAECNWTDKEYQLVLTTCRKWKYHQFTSLRDDLWGNAVFLKEANAISVELKKKVQFQFTLLTDTLYSPLPLDFLADDDDIDRPFPRTYVAIEVLDTKNGATHYWTLDKLKQRLELMREMYQNEAEISPTSPDFNIEAITGGDPFYDRFPWFRLIGRAFIYLSNLMYPVPLIHKVSIVNEKGDVKGYLRVAIQAVSEDETSDNSCGVRQFAKISFNDKDLLGRLSGKKNTEIIERIVTGKSSNKGDEIEADGDSGHGDSSISSEIKDEELPSHLLISKDFTFRVTLLQAVGVPDEYADIFCQFNFLHRHDDAFSTEPVKNCGKGTPVGFYHVQNITVPVTKSFIEYIKTQPIVFEVFGHYQKHPLHNDAKQDSTFVRQPPRRMLPPSIPISLPVRSPKFGVLPSLCTSHIHAKYDLLVWFEICELGPDGDYVPCVVDHSEDLPCRGLFMLHQGLQRRIRITVVHETAPELRWKEIRELVVGRIRNIPQSEDDDTDNSVLSLGLFPGEYLEIPGEDRCMFRFEAAWDSSLHNSVLLNRISTGGEHIFMTISAYLELENCGCPAIITKDLSMVIYGRDARTGPRSLKHLFSGNYKNSEANRLSGIYELVLKRASEAGVQRRQRRVLDTSSTYVRGEENLEGWKPRGDSLIFDHQWELEKLTRLEEVGRTRHMILLRERLGLDKVPITKSEKEVCNIIAKASSSTKDIMRPPSPVALRNIDPSVYEPWQMNERERFLATKCIKLIQGRIPSKENLLPSYTNVLTPTDDKPDSNISHSSSCVTISNHELFSPDRCFQRGSNMSDSMYLNQDIMVSSHSSSSEPQLVLYVPEVEEIRISPVVSRKGYLNILEHKTNGWKKRWVTVRRPYVFIFRDEKDPVERALINLTTAQVEYSEDQLAMVKVPNSFSVVTKHRGYLMQTLLDKEVYEWLYAINPLLAGQIRSKTSRQIMPNGQNQKPAFVSNPIDTH; encoded by the exons ATGTCTTCTGTGAAAGTAGCCGTTCGAGTACGGCCTTTTAACAATCGAGAGACATCAAGAGATTGTAAATGCATTATAGAAATGGCTGGGTACACTACAT ctATAACAAATCCAAAACTCCCACCTAATGTTAAGGATGCAACAAAAAGCTTTAATTTCGATTATTCTTATTGGTCTCAAAAT cctTCAGATCCAAATTTTGCATCCCAGACTATGGTGTATAGAGACATTGGTGAAGAAATGTTACAGCATGCTTTTGAAG gtTACAATGTATGCATATTTGCATATGGTCAAACAGGAGCTGGAAAATCATACACTATGATGGGACGACAAGAAGAAGAAGGTCAAGAAGGCATAATACCATTAATTTGCAAAGATTTATTTCACAGGATTAGATCAACTACTAGTGATGAATTACAATACTCTGTTGAG gttaGTTATATGGAAATATACTGTGAACGTGTTCGCGATCTGTTAAATCCTAAAAATAAAGGTAATCTTCGAGTTCGTGAACATCCTTTATTAGGACCTTATGTAGAAGATTTATCAAAACTTGCTGTTACTACTTACCAAAATATTCATGATCTCATTGACGAAGGCAACAAAGCCAG AACAGTTGCAGCAACAAATATGAATGAAACATCTAGTCGTTCCCATGCAGTTTTTACCATATTCTTTACTCAAAAACGATTAGATGAAATGACTCAGTTAACTACTGAAAAAGTTAGTAAAATATCACTGGTCGATTTGGCTGGTTCAGAAAGAGCAGATTCAACTGGTGCAAAAGGAACTAGACTTAAAGAAGGTgctaatattaacaaaagttTGACTACTTTAGGAAAAGTTATATCTGGATTAGCTGAAATG TCA gcttctaaaaaaaagaaaaaaggagATTTTATTCCATACCGTGACTCTGTTCTAACTTGGCTTTTAAGAGAGAATCTTGGTGGAAACTCTAAGACTGCAATGATTGCTGCTATTAGTCCTGcagatattaattatgatgaaACATTATCTACTTTACG atatgcTGATCGAGCAAAACAAATAGTATGCAAAGCTATTGTTAATGAAGATGCTAATGCAAAACTTATCCGTGAACTCAAAGAAGAAATTCAAAGACTTCGAGATTTATTAAAGGCTGAAGGAATTGTAGTACAAGAag GTGGTAAAATGGTTTATGGGAAACTAAAAGAAAACC gaGATGACGGAGTCAAAATGCTTAAGGATGGTGATGAAAAACCCAATATTCCTTCATCTATGATTGCTGAAGAAGCTGTTGACCAACTTCAAGCTAGCGAAAAATTGATTgctg AACTTAATGAAACATgggaagaaaaattaaaacgtacaGAAGAAATACGAATTCAAAGGGAAGCTGTATTTGCTGAAATGGGAGTAGCGGTTAAAGAAGATGGTGATACAGTTGGAGTATTTTCTccacaaaaa ACTCCACATTTAGTCAATCTAAATGAAGATCCATTTATGTCTGAATGTCTTATATATTACATCAAAGAGGGTGTAACACGTGTTGGATCtgcagaatctaaaattactCAAGATATTCGATTGTGTGGTTCATATATACAACGTGAACATTGTCGGTTTGAAAATTCTAATGGTGTTGTTACTTTAATACCGATAAAAGGTGcattatgttatgtaaatgGACGAGAACTCACAGAtcctattgtattaaaaacaggTTCAAGAGTGATTCTTggaaaaaatcatgttttccGATTTAATCATCCAGAACA agttaGAGAACGAAGAGAACATAAGAACAAGACAGAAGTAACAGCTGAAAACGTTAAAGAaa tCGCAACTAAACCAGAAAAGAGTTCTCCTGCCGAAACTCCAATTAATAATGAGTATGTCGATTGGAACTTTGcacaaattgaattattagaaaaacaaGGAATAGATCTGAAACAAGATATGAAACTTAAGCTAAATGCTCTTGAAGAACAGTTCAAAAAAGATAAAGAAACGGCAGATCAAATATTTGAAGAACAACGCaaa AATTATGAGGCCAGAATAGATGCATTACAGAAACAAGTTGAAGAACAAAGTATGACTATGTCAATGTATAGCTCTTATACTCCAGATGATTTTGTTCAAGAAGAAGATATttttg ttAACCCATTGTTTGATGCTGAATGCAATTGGACTGACAAAGAATACCAATTGGTTTTAACAACTTGTCGTAAATGGAAATATCATCAATTTACATCATTGAGAGATGATTTATGGGGAAATGCTGTCTTTTTAAAAGAAGCTAATGCTATATCAGTcgaattaaagaaaaaa gttcaatttcaatttacGTTATTAACAGATACTTTGTATTCTCCATTACCCTTGGACTTCTTGgctgatgatgatgatatagATAGACCATTCCCTCGTACATATGTTGCAATTGAAGTACTCGATACAAAGAATGGTGCTACTCATTATTGGACCTTAGATAAATTGAA ACAAAGATTAGAACTTATGAGAGAAATGTATCAAAACGAAGCTGAAATATCACCTACATCACCAGATTTTAATATAGAAGCAATTACAGGTGGAGATCCATTTTATGATAGATTTCCATGGTTTAGACTTATTGGCAGAGCGTTTATCTACTTAAGCAATCTTATGTATCCTGTACCTCTAATACATAAAGTATCTATTGTTAATGAAAAAGGTGATGTCAAGGGTTACCTACGTGTTGCTATACAAGCAGTTtcgg aaGATGAGACTTCTGATAACTCTTGTGGAGTAAGACAATTTGCAAAGATTTCTTTTAATGACAAAGATTTATTAGGTCGTTTgtctggaaaaaaaaatactgaaattatTGAAAGAATTGTCACTGGGAAAAGTAGCAATAAAGGCGatg aaattgaagCTGATGGAGATAGTGGTCATGGAGATAGTTCTATATCCTCTGAAATCAAAGATGAAGAACTTCCAAGTCATCTGTTGATTAGTAAAGATTTTACGTTTAGAGTTACATTATTACAAGCTGTTGGTGTCCCTGACGAATATGCTGATATTTTTTGTCAATTCAA tttcttgCATAGACATGATGATGCATTTTCTACCGAACCTGTAAAAAATTGTGGTAAAGGTACACCAGTTGGATTTTATCATGTacaaaat attacaGTTCCTGTTACAAAATCATTCATAGAATACATAAAGACACAACCAATTGTGTTTGAAGTTTTTGGACATTATCAAAAACATCCTCTTCACAATGATGCTAAACAAGATAGTACttt tGTTCGACAACCTCCAAGAAGAATGTTACCTCCATCAATACCAATTAGTTTACCAGTACGTTCTCCAAAGTTTGGAGTATTACCTTCATTGTGCACATCACACATACATGCTAAGTATGATTTATTGGTTTGGTTTGAAATATGTGAACTCG gtCCTGATGGGGATTATGTACCTTGTGTGGTTGATCATAGTGAAGATCTACCTTGTCGTGGACTGTTTATGCTACATCAAGGTTTACAACGCCGCATACGTATTACAGTAGTACATGAAACTGCTCCAGAATTGCGTTGGAAAGAAATACGGGAACTTGTTGTGGGTCGTATTCGCAATATACCTCAATCAGAAGATGATGATACAGACAATTCAGTACTTTCACTTGGTTTATTCCCAGGAGAATACCTTGAAATACCTGGTGAAGATCGTTGCATGTTTCGTTTTGAAGCAGCATGGGACAGTTCTTTACACAATTCTGTACTTCTTAATAGAATATCTACTGGAGGAGAACATATCTTCATGACTATATCAGCTTATTTAGAG ttggAAAACTGTGGATGTCCAGCAATAATTACCAAGGACTTAAGCATGGTTATTTATGGTAGAGATGCGCGTACGGGACCAAGATCTTTGAAACATCTATTCAGTGGCAATTACAAAAACAGTGAAGCAAATCGGTTATCTGGAATTTACGAACTTGTGCTGAAAAGAGCTTCAGAAGCAG GTGTCCAAAGACGCCAAAGACGTGTTTTGGATACAAGTTCTACATATGTCCGAGGTGAAGAAAATCTCGAAGGTTGGAAACCACGTGGTGacagtttaatatttgatCACCAATGGGAACTGGAGAAACTTACCAGACTTGAAGAAGTTGGCCGTACACGACACATGATTCTTCTTAGAGAACGACTAGGTCTTGACAAAGTACCAATCACCAAATCTGAAAAG GAGGTGTGTAACATAATAGCCAAAGCATCAAGTTCCACTAAAGATATAATGAGACCCCCTAGCCCTGTGGCACTGCGCAATATCGACCCTAGTGTTTATGAGCCTTGGCAGATGAATGAGAGAGAACGATTTTTGGCTACCAAATGTATCAAGCTTATTCAAGGAAGAATACCATCTAAA GAAAATTTGTTACCATCTTACACTAATGTACTAACTCCAACTGATGATAAACCTGATTCAAATATTAGTCATTCATCAAGCTGTGTTACCATTTCAAATCATGA attATTCTCCCCGGACCGTTGTTTTCAACGTGGTTCAAATATGAGTGACTCTATGTATCTTAATCAAGATATTATGGTTTCTTCTCATTCATCATCATCTGAACCACAACTCGTGCTTTATGTGCCAGAAGTTGAAGAGATAAGAATTAGTCCAGTAGTTTCGAGAAAAGGTTATTTGAACATATTAGAACATAAAACTAATGGATGGAAAAAACGATGggtg acAGTAAGACGcccatatgtatttatatttagagaTGAAAAAGATCCCGTAGAAAGGGCATTGATCAACTTAACTACAGCTCAAGTTGAATATTCTGAAGATCAATTAGCCATGGTTAAAGTACCAAATTCATTCAG tGTTGTCACCAAACATAGGGGCTATTTAATGCAAACATTATTAGACAAAGAAGTGTATGAATGGCTGTATGCCATAAATCCTCTTTTAGCCGGTCAAATTCG atcaaaAACATCACGGCAAATAATGCCAAATGGACAAAATCAAAAGCCTGCATTTGTGTCCAATCCAATTGACACACATTAA